AGCCGCAGGGCTCGCTCGGAGGAAGAGAGGATGCGCCCCAGGACGGCCGTGTGCCGCTCACTGAGGATCTCGCTGCGCATCAGCAGCGCGGTGGCCAGGGTGATGGCGGACAGAGGGGTCCGCAAGTCATGGCTGACGATGCCGATGAGCTGCTGCTCGAACTCCGCCCGCTTGCGCAGCTCGGCCTCGGCGCGCTTGCGCACGCTGATGTCCCGGGTGACCTTCACGAAGCCCCGGTGGACGCCTCCCTGGTCCGCGAGCGCGCGCAGGGTCACCTCGGCCTCGTAGCGCGTGCCCCCCTTGCGGACCCGGACGCCCTCGCCCTGGAAGACGCCCTTCTCGCTGGCCTGCCGCAGCTCCCACTCGGGCACCCCCGCCTCGACATCCTCCGGGGTGAAGAGGACGGAGAAGGGCCGGCCGAGAATCTCCTCGGCGCGGTAGCCCTTGACGCGCTCGGCCCCCGCGTTCCAACTGACGATGAGGCCCTCGGGGCTGATCCGGAAGATGGCGTACTCCTTGATGTCCTCCAGGTTCAGATGAAACCGTTCGTCCCGCTCCAACTCGGGCATGGCGCCCCCCCTGTCTCCCACTCGAAGTGGGGCATCCGTTCCCAGGAAAGGTAATCCCTTCGGGAACGGCCTCCCGCGAAGGCTGGCGGAATGACACCGGGCAGGCGGCATGGCGCTCGCTCAGTGCACCGCCCCAGCGTCTTCTCGCGCCCGCGGACCGTGGCGCGGCAACCGCACGGAGAAGGTGGTGCCGTCCCCCTCGCTGGAGCGCACCTCCACGCTTCCCCCATGGGCCCGGGCGATCTCCTGGACGATGAAGAGGCCCAGCCCCAGCCCCGAGGTCGGATGGGCATCGCCCTCCACCGCCCGCCGGAAGGGCTCGAAGATGCCCGCCAGCAATTCCCGGGGAATGGGCGCCCCCTCGTTGTGCACCTCCACGCGCAGGGTGTCGCCCTCGTCGAGGAGGGAGAAGTCCACCGGTGTGTCCGCCGGGCTGTAGTCCAGCGCGTTCTTGCCCAGGTTGCCCAGCAGCTGCGCCAGCCGGTCCGAATCCCACTCCCCCAGGAAGTCTCCCTCCGCGCGCAGCCGCAGCTCGCGGCTGGGGAAGCCGAGCTCCAGCTCCTCCAGCACATGGCGCGAGAGGTGCCGGAGGTTGACGCGCTGGGGATGGATGGGAATGCCGCCCCCCAACCGCCCCCGCGTGAAGTCGAGCAGCTCGCCAATCATCCGCCCCATGCGCTCGCCACTGGTGACGATGCGCCGCACCATCTTCGTGTGGCTGGCCGGAATGCCCTCGGTGCGCAGCAGCGCGTTGGCCGACAGCAGGATGGCGTTGAGCGGGTTGCGCAGGTCATGCGAGACGACGCCCAGGAAGCGCTCGCGGAACTCCGCCGTCTGCCGCAGCCGCTCCTCCTGCTGCTTGCGCTCGGTGATGTCCACCAGGACGCCCCCCACCCCGAGCACCTGCCCGTCCCGCGCTCGCACCGGGAAGTAGTCTCCCAGCCAGTGGTGGAGCACGCCCGGGTCCGTGGCCGTGACGGCGCTGAACTCCTGGGCGCGCAGCGCCTCACCCGTCTCCAACACCCGCCGCAGCAGGGGCTCGACGAGCGACGCCCTGTCGGGAACCACCTCGGAGGGCGTCCGCCCCACGTGGGCCTCCACCGGCGCGCCGTTGGCGGCGGCCAGCGCCTCGTTGACGCGCACGTAGCGCAGCTCCGTGTCGAGCAGGGCCAGGCACGCCGGCGTGGCGGCCAGCAGCGAGTCCAGCAGCGCGAGCGTCTCGGCCTGCTGGCGCTCCACCTCCCGCTCCCGGGCGGCCAGCTGCGCCTGGACGATGAGGGCCGTGACCCGGCTCACCATGGCCCGGAAGAGCAGCTTGTCCTCGTTGGAGAACTCGAAGGTGGTGCGGCTGCCCATGTGCGCCACGCCGATGACCTCTCCCGCGTACAGCAGGGGCACGCCATAGAGGGCGCGCGTCCCCCGGGACCGCACGGCCTCGCTCCTCACCAGCGGATCCGTCGCCGCGGAGCGCACCTCGCGTGGACACCGCTCGGCGGCGATCGTTCCGGAGAAACCCTCGCCCACCTTCAGGCTGAAGCCGGAGGCCACCAGTTCCTCCAACCCCACCGAGGCGTGCACGCGGAGCACGTCGCCCTCGCGCAGCAGCAACGTGACGGAGTCCACCGCCTCGGTCGTCTCCAGGATGACGCGCAGCAGCTTGGGCAGGAAGGTGTCCGCGTCCTCCGTCCCCAGCGACGCCTCGGAGATGCGGTCGAGCGCCACCAGCGTGCGCTCCCGTGCCCGTGCGTAGCGCGAGACGGCCGCGGCCACGGCCTCGTCGAACGTCCGGTTGAAGCGCACCACCTCCTGCATCGCCACGGCCAGCGACGCCGCGCCCGCTTCCTCCACGTGCTCGGCGTAGAGCTGGAGGATGCAGCCCCGCAGCAGCGCGTACTCCCCGGCCACATCGTCCAGGTCGAAGCCCGAGTCCAACCGCTCCAGGGCGTGCACCTCTGGCAGGCCCTCGAGCGATTCGTCGCCTCCTCCCGTCCGCACCGTCTCCACCACCTGGGCGATGCGGTCCAGCAGGTCTGGCAGGTGATCGAGCAGGCGTGGCCGCGAGAGCTCCCGGGCATAGGGAAGCCGGCGCACGGCCCGCTCCCACTCCTGGAGCAGACGAGCGCGGTTGTCCCGAATGAACGTTCCGAGCTCCAACCGTTGCTGTTCCGCCCCAAGGCCTTCGTTCTTGCTCATGTGAAGAACTGCAACCCCCGTCGTGCCGTGGATCTGGCCGCCGCCGCCGGGCCCCCGCTCCCCCGCCCGCTGACGGGCCACCCCACCCGCCTGGCCTCTCGCACGGAGGGCAGTGGCGCCAGCATGGCGCGTGCGTCAGGGGCTCAGTGCAGCGCCCGTTCCGGGGCCGGCGCGCCCGGGCCGTGCCGAGGCAACCGCACGGTGAAGGTGGTGCCCTGGCCCTCGCTGGAGCGCACCTCCACGGTGCCCCCGTGGGCCCGGGCGATCTCCTGGACGATGAAGAGGCCCAGCCCCAGTCCCGAGGTCGGGTGGGCGTCTCCCCCCACCGCCCGGCGGAAGGGCTCGAAGATGCCCGTCAGCAACTCCCGGGGGATGGGGGGCCCCTCGTTGTGCACCTCCACGCGCAGGGTGCCGCCCTCGTCGTGCAGCGAGAAGTCCACCGGCGTGTCCGCCGGGCTGTAGTCCAGCGCGTTCTTGCCCAGGTTGCCCAGCAACTGCGCCAGCCGGTCCGGGTCCCAGGCTCCCTGGAAATCTCCCTTCGCGCGCAGCCGCAGCTCCCGGCCCAGGTGGACGGCCTCCAGCTCCTCCAGCACGTGCCGGCAGAGGTCGCGGAGGTTGGCCGGCCGGGGCGTGATGGGGATGCCCCCACCCAGCCGCCCCCGCGTGAAGTCGAGCAGCTCGCCGATCATCCGCACCATGCGCTCGGTGCTGGCGGTGATGCGGCGCACGGCCTTCAGGTGCTGCTTCACCACGCAATCCGAGCGCATCAGCGCATTGGCGGACAGGAGGATGGCGTTGAGCGGATTGCGCAGGTCATGCGAGACGATGCCCAGGAAGCGCTCGCGGAACTCCGCCGCCCGGAGCAGCTCGTCCTCCTTGCGCCGGGCCTCGGTGACGTCCGTCACCGCCGCGCCCACGCCCGTCACCCGCCCATCCCGCGCGCGCACCGGGAAGTAGTCCGACACCCAGTGGTGGACGACTCCCGGCTCCTCGGCGGCCAGGCCACGCGCCTCGAGCCCCCTCAGCGGCTCCCCCGTCTCCAGCACCCTCCGCAGCAGCGGCTCCACCAGCGGGGCATGCTCCGGCAGCACCTCGGCCACCGTCCGTCCCCGGTGGGCCTCCACGGACAGGCCATTGGACCGGGCCAGCGCCTCGTTGATGTGCACATAGCGCAGCTCCCCATCCAGCAGGGCCATGCCCGCGGGCGCGGCGGCCACCAGCGCCTCCAGCTGCGCCATCCGCTCCTCGGCCCGCTTGCGGTCGGTGATGTCCACCACCACCGCGCCCACCATGAAGACCTGGCCCCAGCGGTTCCACACCGGGTAGTAGCTCACCAGCCAGTGTCCCTGGCCCCCCGCCAGGCCGGGCGTGGTCCCCGACACCTCCAGGTCCAACAGCGGCTCCCCGGTGTCGAGCACGTGCCGGTAGAACGGCTCCACGGTGGGCGCCAGCTCTGGGATGACCTCGCGCACGGTGCGCCCCAGCGTGCTGCCCACCGAGGAACCATTGAGGGCGGCGAGCGCGTGGTTGACGCGGACATAGCGCAGCTCCCGGTCCACGAAGGACAGGCCCACGGGAGCGGTGGCCAGCAACGTGTCGAGCAGGGCCAGCGCCTCGGCGGTCTCCACCTCGCGCATCAGCCGCTCCGTCTCGTCGCGGGCGGAGAGCACCGCCCCGGCGAGCGAGCCGTCCGGCCGGCGGATGGGCAGGGCGGTGCCGCAGAGCGTGCGCATCGAGCCATCGGGCCGGCGCACCACCCAGTGCGCCCCCGTCACCGGCACGCCCTTCAGCGCCCGGGACAGGGGCGTCTCCTCCCAGGACAGGGGACGGCCATCCACGGAGAGCAGGCCGGACACCAGGGGCCCCGCGAGTGTCCCCACCTCCTCGCGGCGCACCCCATGCAGCCGCTCGGCCTCGGCGTTGAAGATGCGCACCTGGCCCCGCTCGTCCGCCATGATGATGGCGTCCCCGCTCTGCTCGATGACCATGCGCAGCAGCTGCTTGTGGGCCTCGGCTTCCTCGCGCGCCGCGCGCTCGCGGGCCACGAGCCGGGCCTGGACGATGAGGGCCGAGGCGCGCGTCACCATGGCCCGGAAGAGCAGCTTGTCCTCGCTGGAGAACTCGAAGGCCGTGCGGCTGCCCATGTGCGCCACGCCCAGCACCTCGTCGCCCTGCAGCAGGGGCACGCCATAGAGGGCGCGAAGCCCATGGCCCCGCGGCCCCTGGCGCTTCACCAGCGGATCCGTCATCGCCGAGCGCACCTCCCGCGGGCGCCGCTCGGCGGCGATCGTCCCGGAGAAGCCCTCGCCCACCCGCACGCGGAAGCCGGAGACGCCCAGCGCCTCCAGCCCCACCGAGGCGCGCACCCGGAGCTCGTCCCCCTCGCGCAGCAGCAGCGTGACGGTGTCCACCGCCTCCGTGGTCTCCAGGATGACGCGCAGCAGCCTCGGCAGGAAGGTGTCCAGGTCCTCCGTCCCCAGCGCCGCCTCGGACAGCCGCTCCAGCGCCACCAGCGTCCGCGTGCGCGCCCGGGCATAGCGCGAGACGGAGGTGGCCACCGCCTCGTCGAACGTCCGGTTGAAGTACACCACCTCCCGCATCAGCACGCCTGGCTCCCACGCCCCCATCGCCCCCAGGTGCCCGGCATACAGCTCGAGGACGCAGGCGCGCAGCAGCGCGTACTCCTGGGCCACCTGCTCCACGTCCAGGCCCACGTTCAACCGCTCCAGCGCATGCTCCTCGGGGAACGCACCGAGCGTCTTCTCCTCCCCGGTGTGGACCGTCTCCACCACCACGGCCACCCGCTCCAGGAACTCGGGCAGGTGGTTGATCAGCCGCGGACGGGAGAAGTCCCGGAGCACCGGGAGCAGACGAACCTCGCGCTCCCACGACTCCAGGATGCGGGCCACGTTCTCCCGGATGAAGTCGCAGAGGCGGTCCCGCCCCTGTGCGGTAGGGGCCTCGTGTTCAGCCATACCTCCAAGGATGCGTCGACCCACTCCGCCATGTTCGTCGGCGGGCACCGCGAGCAGCCGGCCTCGTGCCTGCCTGGCGGCCTACCCGCCCTGCGTCGAGCGGCGGGCGATCTCCCTCAGCGTGAGGCGCCTGCGCGACGGATCCACCTCATAGAGCGCGATGTGGTTCTCCAGCAGGAGGGAGCGGGTCTCGACGGGCCGGACGTACCGCTGGGGCACGGGAGCGGGCGTCTCCGGCCTCATCCGGGCGGCCACCGCGTCCAGCTCCTCGCGAATGCGCTGGTACGTCTCCAGGGGCAGATGGGCGATCTGCCTCCAGGCATTCGGACTCACTTCCACGGTGTATTTGTAGAGGCTTTCGGGTCGACGCATTCCGCTTGCCCAACAAGCAGGAATCACGCCAGCCCCCTTGTCTGTCATCTTCAATACTTATCCCAGGGGTTGAGAGCCGGGCTGAAGTCCTTACAAGCACGAACCGGCAAACTTTTCAGCCTCCCGCCGAGAAGGGAGGAGCTCGGGCGGCCGGGAATTCGAGGGGCCGTCCGCTCTTCCCGGGTAGCCCCGGAGGCGAGCCGGAAAGCCCCTGCATCTGTCCCCTGAATGACGGGACTTCGCCTCCAGGCGCTTGTCTGGGAGTCGGGCCGGTTGCACGCCTGAGCCGGACATCCGAACTTCTCGCATGAGCCCACCTCCGACCCACACCGAGGGGGCACCTCCGTGAACTTCGATCCGCACGCCTCGGAGTCCCCGCCCCTCACGCTGGCGGACGTGCTGGAGAGCCGGCACGAGGACATCATCCAGCGGTGGACGGGACGCCTGCGCGAGGGGCTCGCCCCCACGCCCCGGTCCCAGGCGGAGCTGGAGGATCACATCGGCGAGTACCTGTGGGAGATGGCCCGGGTGCTGCGGCAGCAGACGGCCGCCGGGGCGGGCCCCCTACCGGAGTGGCTGCCCGTGGCGCGCGAGCACGGAAGCCAGCGGCTGCGCATCGGCTTCGACGTGCAGGCGCTGGTGCGCGAGTACCACGTGCTGCGCGAGTGCATCCTGGACCTGGTGGAGGAGACGGGCGTGCGCGTCACCCTGGGGGAGGTGCGGGCGCTGACGGCCTTCATCACCACCGGCATCGCCGAGGGCGTGGCCGAGTACCTGCGCCAGCGCGACGCCGTCCAGCGCCTGAGCGAGGAGCGGCTCCGGACCCTGCTGGACCAGGCACCCGCCGCCATCTTCGCCAAGGACGCCGAGGGCCGTTACCTCTACAGCAACCGCCACCAGCAGCGGCTCGTGGGCCGCCCGCTCGAGGAGATCTTGGGCCGGGACGACGCCGCGCTCTTTCCCAAGGCGCTGGCCGACGCCCTGCGCCTCCACGACGCCCAGGTGCTCGAGGGCCACACCCTCACGTTCGAGGAGGTGGTCGAGTTCGACTCGGGCCCGCGCACCTACCTGTCCACGAAGTTCCCCCTGCCCGGCGGCGAGGGGCGCCCCACGGCGCTCGGGGGCATCTCCCTGGACATCACCGCGCGCAAACGGGCCGAGCAGGCCCTGCGCGAGAGCGAGCAGCGCTTCCGCCTGCTGGTGGAGGGCGTGGAGGACTACGCCGTCTACCTGCTGGACACGGAGGGCCGGGTCATCAGTTGGAACACGGGGGCCCAGCGCATCAAGGGCTACACGCAGCGCGAGGTGCTCGGCCAGCACATCGCCCTCTTCCATACCCCCGAGGATCGGGAAGCCGGGCTGCCCGAGCGGTGCATCAGGACCGCGGTCACCCAGGGCCACTGCCGGGTGGAGGGGCAGCGCGTGCGCAAGGACGGCAGCCGCTTCTGGGCGGAGATCGTCATCACCGCCCTGCGCGACGAGGCGGGCGTCCTGCGCGGCTTCTCCAAGTTCACCCGCGACATCTCCCGGCGCAAGCGCGCCGAGCAGACCCTGCGCGAGACGACGCAGCGGCTGCACGCCATCCTCGAGACGGCGGTGGACGGCATCATCACCATCGACGAGCGGGGCCGCATCCAGGGCGTCAACCCGGCCACCACGCGCCTGTTCGGCTACGCGCCCGAGGAGCTCATCGGCCAGAACGTCAGCATCCTCATGCCCGAGCCCTACCGCGGCGAGCATGACGGCTACATGGAGCACTACCTGCGCACCGGCGAGCGCAGGGTCATCGGCATCGGGCGCGAGGTGGAGGGCCGGCGCAAGGACGGGAGCGTCTTCCCCCTGGAGCTCTCCGTCAGCGAGACGCTGCTGCCCCAGGGGCGGCTCTTCACGGGCATGGTGCGCGACATCACCGCGCGCAAGCGTGCCGAGCGGACCCAGGCCTTCTTCCTCGAGGCCGGCACCCTGCTGTCCCAGTCGCTCGACCTGGCCACCACCCTGAAGAAGCTCACCTCCCTGGCCGTGCGGCACCTGTGCGACTACTGCATGGTGGATCTGCTGGGGGAGGACGGACAGCTGCACCGCGTGGAGCTGGCGGCCCGCGACCCGGAGGTGGACGTCCTCCTGCAGCGCTCGCGGCCCTATCCACCCCTGATGGGGAGCAACAGTCCCGTGGCCCGGGCCCTGGAGAGCGGCGAGGCCGTGGCCGTGCCGGAGATCACCCCCGCGTGGCTGGATGCCGCCGCCCGCAACGCGGAGCACCGGGCCCAGCTGGAGGCGCTCGGCCCGAAGTCCGTGGCCCTCGTGCCCCTGGTGGCCCGCGGCCGCAAGCTCGGCATCGTCAACATGGCCTGGACCCGGACCCACACCGGCGACTTCGCCGAGGATCTGGAGGTGGCCCGGGGACTGGCGGACCGCGCGGCCGTGGCCATCGACAACGCGCGCCTCTACCAGCAGGCGCAGGAGGCCATCCGCGTGCGCGAGGACGTGGTGGCCATCGTCAGCCATGACTTGCGCAACCCCCTCAACGCCATCTCCCTGTCGGCCACGCTGCTCGAGCGCGAGGCCGTCAACGAGCGCACCACGAAGACGGCCCACCGCATCGCCTCGGCGGCGGACCGGGCCACCGGGATGATCCGCGACCTGCTCGACTTCACCCAGGCGCGCGTGGGGGGCGGCATTCCCATCCACAAGTTGCCCCTGGACTTGCACGAGCACGTGCGGCGCGTGGTGGAGGAGGTGCGGCTGGCCTGGCCCGGGCGCCGCATCGAGCTCCAGGCCAGCGGCGAGGGCCGGGTCGAGGCGGATGAAGGCCGGCTGGCCCAGGTCGTCACCAACCTGGTGGGCAATGCCCTGCAACACAGCCCTCCGGGCACACCCGTGCGGGTGTCCACCCGGAGCGTGGACTCGAGCCTCCTGCTGGAGGTGCACAACCAGGGACCCGCCATCCCCGCCGAGCTGCTGTCCACGCTCTTCGAGCCCTACCGGCAGGGAGCGGAAGCGGGCTCGGGCCGGGGCAGCCTGGGCCTGGGCCTCTACATCACCCGGCAGATCGTCCTCGGCCACGGGGGCAGCGTGGACGTGCGCTCCACCCCGGAGGACGGCACCACCTTCACGGTGCGCCTGCCCCGCCCGCCGCCCGCGGACTGAGGACTCCCGAGGACTAAGGGAGGGCCCGCGCGAACAGCCGCGCGCGCTCGAGCGCCTGGGAGCACAGCTGCGCCAGGGCGGTGAGGAAGTCCCGCTCCTCTGGGGAGAAGCACCGCTTGTCCGGGAAGGACAGCCACAGGCACCCCAGGGAGTGCTCCTCGGCGCGCAGGGGCAGCCCGGCGCGCGCCTCGAAGGCCCCCGCCACCGCGGCGAGGTGGGGGTAGCGCGCCACCAGCTCCTCGGCGGAGGAGAACCAGCGCGCCTCCCCGGCGAGCGCCACGTCCAGCGGAGGCGACGGGCTCCCCGCGGGCAGGTGGCTCTGGGTGCGGACGACCTCCTCGGAGTAGCCCTGGAGGTGGAGGGCGCGCAGGCCGCCCTGGGGCTCGCGCACGTAGATGATGCCCGCGTGCGTGCCCGCGGACTCGAGGCCCGCGGTGAGGATGGCGCGAGCGACGTCCTCGGGAGTGGCCGCCCGGGAGAGCGCCGCCGCCACCGCCTGGAGCCGGGAGGCACGTCCCTGCGCCCCGCGCGCCTCGCCGTACAGCAGCGCGTTGTCCACCGCGAGCCCCGCCCGCCGCGCCAGCTCCTGGACGAGCGGCAGGTCCTTCCCGCTGAACCGCCGGTCGCTCTCGGAGTGGACCAACGTGAGGGCCCCCAGCACCCGCCCGCGCGACAGCAGGGGCACACTCAGCGCGGATCTGAACCCCAGCGTGCGCGCCAGACGCAGGTGCTCCTCGCTGCGCGCCAGCGAGGGCAGCAGCTCGTCCGGCAGGTGCTCGAGCAGCAGGGGCTCGCCCGTCCGCAGCACCTGGCCAATCCCCCGATGGGAGGTGTCGATGGGCCAGCGGCGGGCGAGCTCGAAGGCGAGCGCCGCCTTCTCCGGCTCGCAGTGGTCCGCGGCCACCCGCTCCACCGTGCCCGTCTCGGAGAGCAGATCCACCGCCGCCCAGTCCGCCAGGCGCGGCACGACCAGCTCCGTCAGCTTGCGCAGGACGGTGCGATCCTCCAGGGAGGAGAGCAGCTCGCTGGCCTCGGCCATCAGCCGGAAGCGGCCCTCGCTCTCGCGCAGCGCCTGCTCGCGGTTGCGCGCCTCCGTCACGTCGCGGGCCACGGCGAGCACGGAGCGCACCTCCCCGTGGTCATCCCGCTCGGGCACCACGTGCGCCTCGAAGGAGCGGGGCCCGGAGGGCGTGGGGAAGACGAACTCGAGCGAGGCATTCCGCCCCGAGAACGCCTCGTGGAAGGCCCCCTCCCAGTGGGACATCTTCTCCAGCGGCATGCCGAGCTCGTCCATGGTGCGGCCCGGGAAGCGCTCCGGCGGCAGCCCCAGGATGCGCTCGACGACGGGGTTGACGTAGAGCAGGCGGTGCCGCCGGTCGAAGCGGGCCACCAGGTCGGGGATGTTCTCGGCCAGGCCGCGGAACTCGGCCTCGCGCTGGCGCAGCTCCACCTCGGTGAACTCGAGCTTGCGGCGCGCGCGCACCTGCTCTGTCACCTCCACCGCGTGGGTGAGCAGCCACGTCACCTCGCCGTGCTCGTCGCGCAGCGGCTGGTAGACGAGGTCGAAGAAGGTCTCCTCCGCGCTCCCCGTCCCCCGCCGGTCGAGCGTCACCGGGA
The sequence above is drawn from the Archangium gephyra genome and encodes:
- a CDS encoding PAS domain-containing sensor histidine kinase, with translation MPELERDERFHLNLEDIKEYAIFRISPEGLIVSWNAGAERVKGYRAEEILGRPFSVLFTPEDVEAGVPEWELRQASEKGVFQGEGVRVRKGGTRYEAEVTLRALADQGGVHRGFVKVTRDISVRKRAEAELRKRAEFEQQLIGIVSHDLRTPLSAITLATALLMRSEILSERHTAVLGRILSSSERALRLISSLLDFSQARVGGGFVLHYTPVDLREYLSLLVEEVRVTHPGQDIQLEFSGEGRGAWDVDRLAQLLTNLLNNALEHGLEDEPVRLRVSGEPDAVVFEIQNRGTPIPPDAMPHLFEPMRRGAGAIRSSKHKSVGLGLYIVQQIVLAHHGTIEVSSSEAEGTTFTVRLPRHPADARASDSDDVIHH
- a CDS encoding PAS domain S-box protein, yielding MNFDPHASESPPLTLADVLESRHEDIIQRWTGRLREGLAPTPRSQAELEDHIGEYLWEMARVLRQQTAAGAGPLPEWLPVAREHGSQRLRIGFDVQALVREYHVLRECILDLVEETGVRVTLGEVRALTAFITTGIAEGVAEYLRQRDAVQRLSEERLRTLLDQAPAAIFAKDAEGRYLYSNRHQQRLVGRPLEEILGRDDAALFPKALADALRLHDAQVLEGHTLTFEEVVEFDSGPRTYLSTKFPLPGGEGRPTALGGISLDITARKRAEQALRESEQRFRLLVEGVEDYAVYLLDTEGRVISWNTGAQRIKGYTQREVLGQHIALFHTPEDREAGLPERCIRTAVTQGHCRVEGQRVRKDGSRFWAEIVITALRDEAGVLRGFSKFTRDISRRKRAEQTLRETTQRLHAILETAVDGIITIDERGRIQGVNPATTRLFGYAPEELIGQNVSILMPEPYRGEHDGYMEHYLRTGERRVIGIGREVEGRRKDGSVFPLELSVSETLLPQGRLFTGMVRDITARKRAERTQAFFLEAGTLLSQSLDLATTLKKLTSLAVRHLCDYCMVDLLGEDGQLHRVELAARDPEVDVLLQRSRPYPPLMGSNSPVARALESGEAVAVPEITPAWLDAAARNAEHRAQLEALGPKSVALVPLVARGRKLGIVNMAWTRTHTGDFAEDLEVARGLADRAAVAIDNARLYQQAQEAIRVREDVVAIVSHDLRNPLNAISLSATLLEREAVNERTTKTAHRIASAADRATGMIRDLLDFTQARVGGGIPIHKLPLDLHEHVRRVVEEVRLAWPGRRIELQASGEGRVEADEGRLAQVVTNLVGNALQHSPPGTPVRVSTRSVDSSLLLEVHNQGPAIPAELLSTLFEPYRQGAEAGSGRGSLGLGLYITRQIVLGHGGSVDVRSTPEDGTTFTVRLPRPPPAD
- a CDS encoding type II toxin-antitoxin system RelE family toxin; this translates as MRRPESLYKYTVEVSPNAWRQIAHLPLETYQRIREELDAVAARMRPETPAPVPQRYVRPVETRSLLLENHIALYEVDPSRRRLTLREIARRSTQGG
- a CDS encoding PAS domain-containing protein, with translation MKSAAPLSGAAPAPAPASILIVDDNPNQLVALEALLVPLGQRIVKASSGEEALRLLLGLDCALVLLDVHLPGIDGFEVARLMRERERTHRTPIIFLSGLTADAAFTSRGYDMGAVDFLFKPFDPQVLRAKVEVFVELYLHRERLKLQAERDKAETERARLLSLLVQTPAAIALTRGTDFVFEFANPLYEKVVGRSVPLGRPLREVLPEVISQPGVMEALRRAMRTGEPFVGREFPVTLDRRGTGSAEETFFDLVYQPLRDEHGEVTWLLTHAVEVTEQVRARRKLEFTEVELRQREAEFRGLAENIPDLVARFDRRHRLLYVNPVVERILGLPPERFPGRTMDELGMPLEKMSHWEGAFHEAFSGRNASLEFVFPTPSGPRSFEAHVVPERDDHGEVRSVLAVARDVTEARNREQALRESEGRFRLMAEASELLSSLEDRTVLRKLTELVVPRLADWAAVDLLSETGTVERVAADHCEPEKAALAFELARRWPIDTSHRGIGQVLRTGEPLLLEHLPDELLPSLARSEEHLRLARTLGFRSALSVPLLSRGRVLGALTLVHSESDRRFSGKDLPLVQELARRAGLAVDNALLYGEARGAQGRASRLQAVAAALSRAATPEDVARAILTAGLESAGTHAGIIYVREPQGGLRALHLQGYSEEVVRTQSHLPAGSPSPPLDVALAGEARWFSSAEELVARYPHLAAVAGAFEARAGLPLRAEEHSLGCLWLSFPDKRCFSPEERDFLTALAQLCSQALERARLFARALP
- a CDS encoding PAS domain-containing protein codes for the protein MAEHEAPTAQGRDRLCDFIRENVARILESWEREVRLLPVLRDFSRPRLINHLPEFLERVAVVVETVHTGEEKTLGAFPEEHALERLNVGLDVEQVAQEYALLRACVLELYAGHLGAMGAWEPGVLMREVVYFNRTFDEAVATSVSRYARARTRTLVALERLSEAALGTEDLDTFLPRLLRVILETTEAVDTVTLLLREGDELRVRASVGLEALGVSGFRVRVGEGFSGTIAAERRPREVRSAMTDPLVKRQGPRGHGLRALYGVPLLQGDEVLGVAHMGSRTAFEFSSEDKLLFRAMVTRASALIVQARLVARERAAREEAEAHKQLLRMVIEQSGDAIIMADERGQVRIFNAEAERLHGVRREEVGTLAGPLVSGLLSVDGRPLSWEETPLSRALKGVPVTGAHWVVRRPDGSMRTLCGTALPIRRPDGSLAGAVLSARDETERLMREVETAEALALLDTLLATAPVGLSFVDRELRYVRVNHALAALNGSSVGSTLGRTVREVIPELAPTVEPFYRHVLDTGEPLLDLEVSGTTPGLAGGQGHWLVSYYPVWNRWGQVFMVGAVVVDITDRKRAEERMAQLEALVAAAPAGMALLDGELRYVHINEALARSNGLSVEAHRGRTVAEVLPEHAPLVEPLLRRVLETGEPLRGLEARGLAAEEPGVVHHWVSDYFPVRARDGRVTGVGAAVTDVTEARRKEDELLRAAEFRERFLGIVSHDLRNPLNAILLSANALMRSDCVVKQHLKAVRRITASTERMVRMIGELLDFTRGRLGGGIPITPRPANLRDLCRHVLEELEAVHLGRELRLRAKGDFQGAWDPDRLAQLLGNLGKNALDYSPADTPVDFSLHDEGGTLRVEVHNEGPPIPRELLTGIFEPFRRAVGGDAHPTSGLGLGLFIVQEIARAHGGTVEVRSSEGQGTTFTVRLPRHGPGAPAPERALH
- a CDS encoding sensor histidine kinase, yielding MSKNEGLGAEQQRLELGTFIRDNRARLLQEWERAVRRLPYARELSRPRLLDHLPDLLDRIAQVVETVRTGGGDESLEGLPEVHALERLDSGFDLDDVAGEYALLRGCILQLYAEHVEEAGAASLAVAMQEVVRFNRTFDEAVAAAVSRYARARERTLVALDRISEASLGTEDADTFLPKLLRVILETTEAVDSVTLLLREGDVLRVHASVGLEELVASGFSLKVGEGFSGTIAAERCPREVRSAATDPLVRSEAVRSRGTRALYGVPLLYAGEVIGVAHMGSRTTFEFSNEDKLLFRAMVSRVTALIVQAQLAAREREVERQQAETLALLDSLLAATPACLALLDTELRYVRVNEALAAANGAPVEAHVGRTPSEVVPDRASLVEPLLRRVLETGEALRAQEFSAVTATDPGVLHHWLGDYFPVRARDGQVLGVGGVLVDITERKQQEERLRQTAEFRERFLGVVSHDLRNPLNAILLSANALLRTEGIPASHTKMVRRIVTSGERMGRMIGELLDFTRGRLGGGIPIHPQRVNLRHLSRHVLEELELGFPSRELRLRAEGDFLGEWDSDRLAQLLGNLGKNALDYSPADTPVDFSLLDEGDTLRVEVHNEGAPIPRELLAGIFEPFRRAVEGDAHPTSGLGLGLFIVQEIARAHGGSVEVRSSEGDGTTFSVRLPRHGPRAREDAGAVH